One window of Nocardia sp. NBC_00508 genomic DNA carries:
- a CDS encoding AMP-dependent synthetase/ligase, whose amino-acid sequence MNTVSVTAVSISENGFDLPDTASLYSVISGAAADHPDRLSLCDADGTQLTSAEVDRRARALASALAARGVAAGDRVAVLGRTNLAWVLVDCALLALGAVVVPVYPTSSPSQIEHILRDSGSAYFAAESAEDAERLRAAGAAEVWTFEQIAEWAAGAVDPGVDARIAAVRANDLAMIVYTSGTTGVSKGCLITHRNMFVSSANTVRQTGDLFDGTTVLALPLSHVFGQTILFACLFGGSRTHLLPGIPDLVPVLPTLKPTFLAMIPYGLEKIRKYCRTLLTEAEEQEAVERGLDLMRAQETPKPVVHPVAAALGGELRYVISGGASLDDSTVGFYAAFGVLLLNCYGLTEAATAVTVSAPETNRLGTVGRPIPGTSVAIAEEDGEVLVGGPHVSPGYWGAASDQSPVDAEGWLHTGDIGEIDDDGFLRITGRKKEILVTSGGKNVAPTPLEDRIRLHPLVSNCMVLGDGRDFVAALVTLDPVQLERWRAAEPDGDLTAAIQSAVDDANSLVSRAESIRSFRIVDGDFTVEDGLSTSSRKLRRAAIAEAYAADIELLYSAPRPAR is encoded by the coding sequence GTGAATACAGTGTCTGTCACCGCGGTCTCGATCAGTGAGAATGGATTCGATCTTCCGGACACCGCGAGTTTGTACTCGGTGATTTCCGGCGCCGCCGCCGACCACCCGGATCGGCTTTCGCTGTGCGATGCCGATGGAACGCAACTCACCAGCGCCGAGGTCGATCGCCGAGCTCGGGCACTCGCCTCGGCGCTGGCCGCACGCGGCGTCGCGGCGGGCGACCGGGTCGCCGTGCTCGGCCGCACGAATCTGGCCTGGGTCCTGGTGGATTGCGCGCTGCTGGCGCTGGGCGCGGTGGTGGTGCCGGTGTACCCCACCTCCTCGCCCAGTCAGATCGAGCACATCCTGCGCGACAGCGGCAGCGCGTACTTCGCGGCCGAGAGCGCCGAAGACGCCGAACGGCTGCGCGCCGCGGGCGCAGCGGAGGTCTGGACCTTCGAGCAGATCGCGGAATGGGCTGCCGGAGCGGTCGATCCGGGCGTGGACGCTCGCATCGCCGCCGTTCGGGCGAACGACCTGGCGATGATCGTGTACACCAGCGGCACCACGGGTGTGTCCAAGGGGTGCCTGATCACCCACCGCAACATGTTCGTGTCCTCGGCCAACACGGTGCGCCAGACCGGCGATCTGTTCGACGGGACCACCGTGCTGGCGCTGCCGCTGTCGCACGTGTTCGGCCAGACCATCCTGTTCGCCTGCTTGTTCGGCGGCAGCCGCACCCACCTGCTGCCGGGCATACCTGACCTGGTGCCCGTCCTGCCGACGCTGAAGCCGACCTTCCTGGCGATGATTCCGTACGGGCTGGAGAAGATTCGCAAGTACTGCCGCACCCTGCTCACCGAGGCCGAGGAACAGGAAGCGGTCGAGCGTGGTCTCGATCTGATGCGCGCGCAGGAAACACCGAAACCCGTGGTGCATCCGGTGGCAGCCGCACTCGGCGGCGAGCTCAGGTACGTCATCTCCGGCGGCGCCTCGCTGGACGACTCGACCGTCGGTTTCTACGCGGCGTTCGGTGTGCTGCTGCTGAACTGCTACGGGCTGACCGAAGCCGCCACCGCCGTGACGGTCAGCGCCCCGGAGACCAACCGGCTCGGCACGGTCGGCAGGCCGATTCCGGGCACGTCGGTCGCCATCGCCGAGGAGGACGGCGAGGTGCTGGTCGGTGGCCCGCACGTGTCGCCGGGCTACTGGGGCGCGGCGTCCGACCAGTCGCCGGTGGACGCGGAGGGCTGGTTGCACACCGGCGACATCGGGGAGATCGACGACGACGGATTCCTGCGGATCACTGGACGCAAGAAGGAGATCCTGGTGACCTCCGGCGGCAAGAACGTCGCCCCGACGCCGCTGGAGGATCGAATCCGGCTGCATCCCTTGGTGTCCAACTGCATGGTGCTCGGCGACGGCCGCGATTTCGTCGCCGCCCTGGTGACCCTGGACCCGGTACAGCTGGAGCGCTGGCGTGCCGCCGAACCGGACGGCGATCTCACCGCAGCCATCCAATCCGCTGTCGACGACGCGAATTCTCTTGTCTCCCGCGCGGAATCGATTCGAAGTTTCCGGATCGTGGACGGTGATTTCACGGTCGAAGACGGATTGTCGACGTCGTCACGAAAACTGCGCCGCGCCGCGATCGCCGAGGCATATGCGGCGGATATCGAACTGCTGTATTCGGCGCCTCGACCCGCACGATAG
- a CDS encoding LysR family transcriptional regulator, with translation MDFRHLVSFITIAEELHFGRAAQRLHLTQPSLSAQLQKLEKSLGVQLVARNSHEVKLTPAGREFESQARLIVAQLDRAAQAAKATAEGRAGTLNIGYNLPASRHVLPEALTRMTERHPDIVVSLWEKRTGPQLSGLSDGSLDLALVYGHPSTTDYRYRRLLHRVPLVAVVGRRHRWADRPGVPFAELEGQDCVLFAREQCPAMYDSIFRAAAETKISLAITHTADDPGATAHMVSVRPLVGFASLPRAISMGMGAPGSASVAVKLFDPVPTLDLYAVWRADESNPAVPFFLECVDSPEPAHIDIVRAVSA, from the coding sequence ATGGACTTCCGACATCTGGTTTCATTCATCACAATCGCCGAAGAGCTGCATTTCGGCCGCGCAGCGCAGCGCTTGCACCTCACGCAGCCCAGTCTCAGTGCCCAGCTGCAGAAGCTGGAGAAATCGCTCGGCGTGCAACTGGTCGCACGCAACTCGCACGAGGTCAAGCTGACCCCGGCGGGCCGGGAGTTCGAGAGTCAGGCCCGGCTCATCGTGGCGCAGCTCGACCGCGCGGCCCAGGCCGCGAAGGCGACCGCCGAAGGGCGGGCGGGCACCCTCAATATCGGCTACAACCTTCCGGCCAGCAGGCATGTGCTGCCGGAGGCGCTCACCAGGATGACCGAACGACACCCCGACATCGTGGTGTCGCTGTGGGAGAAGCGCACCGGCCCGCAGCTGTCCGGGCTCTCCGACGGGTCATTGGATCTGGCTCTCGTATACGGACATCCGAGCACCACCGACTACCGGTATCGGCGGCTGTTGCACCGGGTGCCGCTGGTCGCCGTGGTCGGGCGCAGGCACCGGTGGGCCGATCGGCCCGGCGTCCCGTTCGCCGAACTGGAGGGCCAGGACTGCGTGCTGTTCGCCCGCGAGCAGTGCCCGGCCATGTACGACTCGATCTTCCGCGCCGCCGCGGAAACCAAGATCTCTCTCGCGATCACACACACCGCCGACGATCCCGGTGCCACCGCACACATGGTGTCGGTGCGCCCGCTGGTGGGGTTCGCCTCGCTGCCACGAGCGATTTCGATGGGCATGGGCGCACCGGGGAGCGCGTCGGTTGCGGTGAAACTGTTCGATCCGGTGCCGACGCTCGATTTGTACGCGGTGTGGCGTGCGGACGAGTCGAATCCGGCTGTCCCCTTTTTCCTGGAGTGCGTCGATTCCCCGGAACCGGCGCATATCGATATTGTCCGTGCGGTGTCGGCCTGA
- a CDS encoding MFS transporter has translation MSPTTTERPGSTLVLGVLASGQFLMTLDSSVMNVSMATVAQDLGTTITGIQTAITLYTLVMASLMITGGRVGAILGRRRAFGFGLVIYGAGSFITGLAPNLPILLLGWSLLEGIGAALIMPAIVSLVAGNFAPERRSAAYGLVAAAGAMAVAVGPLLGGAVTTFASWRYVFFGEVVVVVLILLVLRRIEDAPADRVRLDLVGSLLSVLGLGTVVYGVLRSSEWGWVQTKPGGPVVLGLSPVIWLVIGGLLLLYLFLRRQTYLVERGRDALVDPGLLTNRQLAGGLSMFFAQFAVQAGVFFSVPLFLSVVLELSALETGVRILPLSIALVLAAAGIPRFRPQADPRRVVRLGLCSMIAGVLILTAGMDPGAHAGVVSIPMLLMGLGLGALASQLGAVTVSAVPDSQSAEVGGLQNTATTLGASLGTALIGSILIATLTSSVIAGIEDNPAIPVSVQEQAPTELAVGVPFLSNSQLAGALDNAGVEESAADAILEVNSGARLEALQVAFAVTALVAIAALFGTGLLPRRPVGPQDTTARRTPGRDE, from the coding sequence GTGTCGCCGACGACGACAGAGAGGCCGGGTTCCACCCTCGTGCTGGGGGTGCTGGCGTCGGGTCAGTTCTTGATGACGCTCGACAGCTCCGTGATGAACGTGTCGATGGCCACCGTCGCCCAGGACCTCGGCACTACGATCACCGGCATCCAGACCGCCATCACCCTGTACACACTGGTGATGGCATCGCTGATGATCACGGGCGGCCGGGTGGGCGCCATTCTCGGCCGGCGCCGGGCGTTCGGGTTCGGTCTGGTGATCTACGGCGCGGGCTCGTTCATCACCGGGCTTGCGCCGAATCTGCCGATCCTCCTGCTGGGTTGGTCGCTGCTGGAGGGGATCGGCGCCGCCCTGATCATGCCCGCGATCGTCTCCCTCGTCGCTGGGAATTTCGCTCCGGAACGCCGGTCCGCGGCCTATGGACTGGTGGCGGCGGCGGGAGCGATGGCCGTCGCCGTGGGCCCGCTGCTCGGTGGTGCCGTGACCACGTTCGCATCATGGCGGTATGTCTTCTTCGGCGAGGTGGTCGTCGTCGTGCTGATTCTGCTGGTTCTGCGCCGGATCGAGGACGCTCCCGCGGACCGCGTCCGGCTGGATCTCGTCGGGTCGCTCCTATCCGTGCTCGGGCTCGGCACGGTCGTGTACGGCGTGCTGCGGTCGAGCGAATGGGGCTGGGTGCAGACAAAGCCCGGCGGCCCTGTCGTGCTCGGTCTGTCGCCTGTCATCTGGCTGGTGATCGGTGGCCTGCTGCTGCTGTATCTGTTCCTGCGGCGGCAGACATATTTGGTGGAGCGGGGCCGCGATGCGCTGGTCGATCCGGGCCTGCTGACGAACCGGCAGCTCGCCGGGGGTCTGAGCATGTTCTTCGCGCAGTTCGCGGTTCAGGCCGGGGTGTTCTTCTCCGTGCCGCTGTTTCTGTCGGTGGTGCTCGAACTCAGCGCGCTCGAGACCGGGGTGCGGATCCTTCCACTGTCCATCGCGCTGGTCCTGGCCGCGGCGGGCATCCCCCGTTTCCGGCCGCAGGCCGATCCGCGCCGCGTCGTTCGCCTTGGTCTGTGCTCGATGATCGCCGGCGTTCTGATTCTCACTGCGGGAATGGATCCGGGCGCCCACGCGGGCGTCGTGTCGATCCCGATGCTCCTGATGGGGCTGGGCCTGGGCGCCTTGGCTTCTCAACTGGGCGCCGTCACGGTATCCGCCGTGCCCGATTCGCAGAGCGCAGAGGTCGGGGGACTGCAGAACACCGCCACCACTCTCGGTGCGTCGCTGGGCACCGCACTGATCGGGTCGATCCTGATCGCTACGCTCACGTCGTCCGTGATCGCGGGCATCGAGGACAATCCGGCTATTCCGGTCTCCGTGCAGGAGCAGGCCCCCACGGAACTAGCTGTCGGAGTGCCGTTCCTGTCCAACAGTCAGTTGGCGGGCGCGCTCGACAACGCCGGCGTCGAGGAGAGCGCAGCCGACGCCATCCTCGAGGTCAACTCCGGCGCCCGTCTCGAGGCGCTGCAGGTGGCATTCGCCGTGACCGCTCTGGTCGCGATCGCCGCGCTGTTCGGCACCGGTCTGCTGCCTCGCCGACCGGTCGGCCCGCAGGACACGACTGCCCGGCGCACGCCGGGCCGGGATGAATAA